In a genomic window of Nitrosarchaeum sp.:
- a CDS encoding acyltransferase yields MVTNFISEKAKIGDNVKIWHFSYIGDNVEIGNNVKIGSLVHIDYNVKIGENTKIEGQAYIPPLSRIGKNVFIGPAAVLTNDPYPMCDKMIGVTIEDNAVIGARAVIKAGVTIGKNSVVAMGAVVTRNVPEDSVVIGVPATIRYTRKEYDKKQRQWIES; encoded by the coding sequence TTGGTTACAAACTTTATTTCTGAAAAAGCAAAGATAGGAGACAATGTCAAAATATGGCATTTTTCATATATTGGAGATAATGTAGAAATTGGAAATAATGTGAAGATTGGTTCACTTGTCCATATCGATTATAATGTAAAGATTGGAGAAAATACAAAGATAGAAGGACAAGCATACATTCCACCATTATCAAGAATTGGAAAAAATGTATTCATCGGACCTGCAGCAGTATTAACTAATGATCCATATCCAATGTGTGATAAAATGATAGGGGTAACTATTGAAGATAATGCAGTGATAGGAGCACGAGCTGTCATTAAAGCAGGTGTAACTATTGGTAAGAATAGTGTAGTTGCTATGGGTGCAGTAGTAACAAGAAATGTTCCAGAAGATTCTGTAGTCATTGGAGTTCCTGCTACAATAAGGTATACACGTAAAGAATACGATAAAAAACAGAGACAATGGATAGAAAGTTAA
- a CDS encoding minichromosome maintenance protein MCM produces the protein MSRVQTSTFTDSALSDKVKEFLTRFKDKFGNYKYVEQIDEMMPKNAKFIIVDYNDLVIEPEIEHIFSTDPDRVLNAFSRAIKEALQTRFPDYAEKIKDEVRVRLVNYPLQRSLRQINAETIGNISSVSGMVVRASEVKPLAKELVFVCPDEHQTKVIQLKGMDVKIPIVCDNPSCKHRDFELKPEASKFIDFQILRLQELPEDLPPGQLPHYIDVTIRQDLVDNARPGDRIILTGIVRVEQESIAGITRGHSGLYRLRIEGNNIEFLGGRGSKTSRKIEREEVSPEDEKMIKTLAQSPNVYQRLIDSFAPHIQGQSLIKEAILLLIVGSTQRLLGDGSKIRGDINVFLVGDPGTAKSEMLKFCARIAPRGLYTSGRGSTAAGLTAAVVRDKTGIMMLEAGAVVLGDQGLVCIDEFDKMKPEDRSALHEVMEQQSASIAKGGIVATLNARTSILAAANPMYGKYDPFKNITENVNLPIPLLTRFDLIFVVRDIPGREKDEKIARHIIELHTPQGTDKRSVIDVDILTKYLSYAKRSSPDLTKEAEEKILAYYLQMRNVESEEMITVTPRQLEGIIRLSTARARLLMKDKVEEEDAERAIFLIQSMLQDAGVDVNTGKVDLGVLQGRPRSEVSKMQLFMDVLKSMEGDNKIAVEERAFVKELEKTDKFTEEEARNYIRRMLREASIYESKPGHYNRV, from the coding sequence TTCTAACAAGATTCAAGGATAAATTTGGAAATTACAAGTATGTAGAACAAATTGATGAAATGATGCCAAAGAATGCAAAATTTATCATTGTAGATTATAATGATCTTGTAATAGAACCTGAAATTGAACATATCTTTTCAACTGATCCTGATAGAGTTCTAAATGCATTCTCTAGAGCAATCAAAGAAGCACTTCAAACAAGATTTCCTGATTATGCAGAAAAAATTAAAGATGAAGTTCGTGTAAGACTCGTAAATTATCCGCTTCAAAGGAGTTTAAGACAAATTAATGCTGAAACTATTGGAAATATTTCTAGTGTTTCAGGTATGGTTGTTAGAGCTTCAGAAGTAAAACCTCTTGCAAAAGAATTGGTCTTTGTATGTCCTGATGAACATCAAACTAAAGTTATTCAACTAAAAGGAATGGATGTAAAAATTCCAATAGTCTGTGATAATCCAAGTTGTAAACACAGAGATTTTGAATTAAAACCAGAAGCTAGTAAATTCATAGATTTTCAAATTCTTAGATTGCAAGAACTTCCAGAAGATCTACCCCCTGGCCAATTACCTCATTACATTGACGTTACAATTAGGCAAGATCTTGTAGATAATGCAAGACCCGGTGATAGAATTATACTCACTGGGATAGTGAGAGTAGAGCAAGAATCTATTGCAGGAATAACTCGAGGTCATAGTGGATTATATCGATTACGAATAGAGGGAAATAATATTGAATTTTTGGGAGGCCGAGGTTCTAAAACTTCCCGTAAAATTGAGAGAGAAGAAGTATCTCCTGAAGATGAAAAAATGATCAAAACACTTGCTCAAAGTCCTAATGTATATCAGAGATTGATTGATTCTTTTGCACCGCATATTCAAGGACAATCTCTAATCAAAGAAGCTATTTTGTTATTGATTGTCGGTTCAACTCAAAGATTACTTGGTGATGGAAGTAAGATTAGAGGTGACATCAACGTATTTCTTGTTGGTGATCCTGGTACTGCAAAAAGTGAGATGCTAAAATTTTGCGCAAGAATTGCTCCAAGAGGACTATATACATCAGGCAGAGGTTCAACAGCAGCAGGTCTTACTGCAGCTGTAGTACGTGACAAAACAGGAATTATGATGTTGGAAGCAGGAGCTGTTGTACTAGGTGATCAAGGTCTTGTATGTATTGATGAATTTGATAAGATGAAACCAGAAGACAGAAGTGCATTGCATGAAGTTATGGAACAGCAATCTGCAAGTATTGCAAAGGGTGGTATTGTTGCTACCTTAAACGCAAGAACATCAATTTTAGCAGCTGCTAACCCAATGTATGGAAAATATGATCCATTCAAAAATATAACAGAAAATGTAAATTTGCCAATTCCGTTATTGACTAGATTTGACTTAATTTTTGTAGTACGTGATATTCCTGGAAGAGAAAAAGATGAAAAAATTGCAAGACATATAATTGAATTACATACACCACAAGGAACTGACAAACGTTCAGTAATTGATGTTGATATTCTAACAAAATATCTTTCATATGCAAAACGTTCTAGTCCTGATCTAACAAAAGAAGCTGAAGAAAAAATTCTGGCATACTATCTCCAAATGAGAAATGTAGAATCTGAAGAAATGATTACAGTAACGCCTAGACAACTAGAAGGAATTATTAGACTTTCTACCGCAAGAGCAAGATTACTTATGAAAGATAAAGTAGAGGAAGAAGATGCTGAGCGAGCCATATTTCTGATTCAAAGCATGCTTCAAGATGCAGGTGTCGATGTTAATACTGGTAAAGTTGATCTTGGAGTTTTGCAAGGAAGGCCAAGAAGTGAAGTATCTAAGATGCAGTTGTTTATGGATGTTTTAAAATCAATGGAAGGTGACAATAAAATTGCAGTTGAAGAACGAGCTTTTGTCAAAGAACTAGAAAAAACAGACAAATTCACTGAAGAGGAAGCACGAAACTATATTCGAAGAATGCTCCGCGAAGCATCTATTTATGAATCAAAACCCGGTCATTATAACCGAGTATGA
- a CDS encoding branched-chain amino acid transaminase, whose protein sequence is MSLPISKYVWFDGKFTTLDKAKVPITTHAIHYGTSVFEGIRAYWNENNLFIFRLDEHVKRFRKSGQFYNISLNFSDQVISNAIIGICEKNKIKKSCYIRPFYFVGDYGINLHVTEKAPTNVAIFTFPFGDLFSKNGITAGVGSWRKFSDMSNPPQAKMGGNYLNSIIATQEAKRSGYDEAILLDHNGNVSEAPGENIFIVREDQLITPPLSSSALNGITRDAIIKIAKNLNIDVTETEISRSELVISDEIFLTGTAAEITPIISMNGKKIGDGKPGHITKKMMKEYTDIVMNKNQNYSDWLTAVY, encoded by the coding sequence GTGAGTCTTCCTATTTCAAAATATGTTTGGTTTGATGGAAAATTTACAACTTTAGATAAAGCCAAAGTTCCAATTACAACTCATGCAATTCATTATGGAACTTCTGTTTTTGAGGGAATTCGAGCATATTGGAATGAAAATAATCTTTTTATTTTTAGGTTAGACGAACATGTAAAGCGATTTAGAAAATCAGGCCAATTTTATAATATTTCACTTAATTTTTCAGATCAAGTCATTAGCAATGCAATAATTGGAATTTGTGAAAAAAATAAAATAAAAAAATCCTGCTATATTAGACCATTTTATTTTGTAGGAGACTATGGAATAAATTTACACGTTACAGAAAAAGCACCAACTAATGTTGCAATTTTTACTTTCCCATTTGGAGATTTATTTAGCAAAAATGGAATTACTGCAGGAGTGGGATCATGGAGAAAATTCTCGGACATGTCAAATCCACCACAAGCGAAAATGGGAGGAAACTATCTCAATTCAATAATAGCAACACAAGAAGCTAAAAGAAGTGGATATGATGAAGCAATTTTACTGGATCATAATGGAAATGTAAGTGAAGCACCGGGAGAAAATATTTTCATTGTAAGAGAAGATCAATTAATCACACCACCATTATCTTCATCAGCATTAAATGGAATTACACGTGATGCAATAATAAAAATCGCAAAGAATCTAAATATTGATGTGACAGAAACTGAAATATCTAGAAGCGAATTAGTAATTTCTGATGAAATTTTTCTTACCGGGACTGCAGCAGAGATCACACCTATAATTTCAATGAATGGTAAGAAAATTGGTGACGGTAAACCAGGACATATTACTAAAAAAATGATGAAAGAGTATACAGACATAGTAATGAACAAAAACCAAAACTACTCTGATTGGTTAACTGCGGTGTATTAG
- a CDS encoding isocitrate lyase/PEP mutase family protein, with amino-acid sequence MLKTNKPLVIPGVYDAIGAKIAEKVGFEAMFQTGYGTSATLFGMPDYGFIGATETLDNARRICRAVSVPVIVDSDTGYGNALSVWKLVRELESAGAAGIFLEDQRWPKRCGHMQGKEVITQEEYTEKLGAAIDARQSKDFIIVARTDARATEGLDAAIERGLQNKKTGADAVFIEAPRSLEEMKIIGKSIKAPLVANMIEGGTTPIMSAETLHKLGFKIILYPLSVLFANTFATMNILKELKESGTTNKSKQKVVNFDQFNDLVELPKFQKLEKRYRFSKRE; translated from the coding sequence ATGCTAAAAACAAACAAGCCACTTGTAATTCCAGGAGTTTATGATGCAATTGGAGCAAAAATTGCAGAAAAAGTAGGGTTTGAAGCTATGTTTCAAACAGGATATGGAACTTCAGCTACATTATTTGGAATGCCAGACTATGGATTCATTGGAGCAACCGAAACATTGGATAATGCAAGAAGGATATGCAGAGCCGTTTCAGTTCCAGTAATAGTTGATTCAGATACTGGTTACGGTAATGCATTAAGTGTTTGGAAATTGGTAAGGGAGTTAGAATCTGCAGGTGCAGCAGGGATTTTTCTAGAAGACCAAAGATGGCCAAAGAGATGTGGTCATATGCAAGGAAAAGAAGTAATAACACAAGAAGAATACACCGAAAAATTAGGTGCAGCGATTGATGCAAGACAAAGTAAAGATTTCATAATTGTTGCAAGGACAGATGCAAGAGCTACAGAGGGATTAGATGCTGCAATAGAACGTGGGTTGCAAAATAAAAAAACAGGTGCAGATGCAGTGTTTATCGAAGCACCGAGATCATTAGAAGAGATGAAAATAATTGGAAAATCTATCAAAGCACCTCTTGTAGCAAACATGATAGAGGGAGGTACAACTCCAATAATGTCAGCAGAAACATTACATAAATTAGGATTTAAAATTATTTTATATCCACTATCAGTGTTATTTGCTAATACTTTTGCAACCATGAATATTTTAAAAGAATTGAAGGAGTCAGGAACTACAAATAAATCTAAACAAAAAGTTGTAAATTTTGATCAGTTCAATGATCTGGTCGAATTACCTAAATTCCAAAAATTAGAAAAGAGATATAGATTTTCAAAAAGAGAATAA
- a CDS encoding Gfo/Idh/MocA family protein, which yields MKIVQIGTGGWGKNHTRILSQLGVLSAVCDTNIERSKEYGEKYSVKHYNSLEDLIKFEEFDGAFIVTPTSTHTEIATKLLEAKKHVFVEKPMTYKSEDGQKIADLAKKNNLVLTCGYIERFNPAVDNVKKFVKEKKYGELVMLEFHRENRMPLHIKDVGIIYDTSVHDIDTANWLFDDMPQVVFARSGRINHEHEDFASIMLGYKNDKVAIISSNWITPKRVRTFTAVCTDAIITSDFISQEIKIEKKEETEIPRSDKQEPLLLEIQSFLGAIEGKNNLIVSSQQAVNVTKIAEAALLSSQKGIPIYLDLK from the coding sequence ATGAAAATTGTTCAAATCGGTACAGGAGGATGGGGGAAAAATCATACAAGAATTCTATCACAACTAGGTGTTCTTTCAGCAGTTTGTGATACTAATATTGAAAGAAGTAAAGAATACGGTGAAAAATATTCAGTTAAGCATTATAATTCATTGGAAGATTTGATTAAATTTGAAGAATTTGATGGAGCGTTTATAGTAACTCCGACTTCAACACATACAGAAATTGCAACAAAATTGCTTGAAGCAAAAAAACATGTGTTTGTAGAAAAACCCATGACATACAAATCAGAAGATGGTCAAAAAATTGCAGATTTGGCCAAAAAAAATAATTTAGTACTAACTTGTGGGTACATAGAACGATTTAATCCAGCAGTAGACAATGTGAAAAAATTTGTGAAAGAGAAAAAGTACGGAGAACTCGTAATGCTTGAATTTCACAGAGAAAATAGAATGCCTTTACATATCAAAGATGTTGGAATTATTTATGACACATCAGTTCATGACATAGATACTGCAAATTGGTTGTTTGATGATATGCCACAAGTAGTTTTTGCAAGATCAGGTAGAATAAATCATGAACATGAAGATTTTGCAAGTATCATGCTAGGATATAAAAATGATAAAGTAGCAATTATTTCATCAAATTGGATTACACCAAAAAGAGTTAGAACATTTACTGCAGTATGTACTGATGCAATAATTACATCGGATTTCATTTCCCAGGAAATAAAAATTGAGAAAAAAGAAGAAACGGAAATACCACGAAGTGACAAACAGGAACCACTACTACTTGAAATTCAAAGTTTTTTGGGAGCTATTGAAGGAAAAAACAATCTAATCGTAAGTTCACAACAAGCAGTAAACGTAACAAAAATAGCAGAAGCTGCACTTTTATCCAGCCAAAAAGGCATACCAATCTATCTGGATTTAAAATGA
- a CDS encoding FAD-binding oxidoreductase, with protein sequence MVVDNKATITYVQLLKEDLVIIRLVPKDGPVPDYQAGQFITLGLPNPVEGGKIVRRAYSIASHPENKKYVELVIRWVRKPLPGRLTTQLFNAKEGDEILWLKPTGRALLINETLPNGEKDNRRIICIGGGTGLAPFVSFAQHLHAIGDKREIIVLHGASYVDELSYKELLTDLENESITKGKDKWNFRYRAAISRPQEWFNRSWAGQVGRVETFLRPRDNGISPLEELIEDKITKENTIFYVCGWQGTIDGVMDFLKPKGFVTEHDKRADGSFEVKYESYG encoded by the coding sequence ATGGTAGTAGATAACAAAGCAACCATCACCTATGTTCAGTTACTTAAGGAAGATCTTGTAATTATTAGACTAGTACCAAAAGATGGACCTGTTCCAGATTATCAGGCAGGTCAGTTTATCACATTAGGTTTACCAAATCCTGTAGAAGGTGGAAAAATTGTTAGAAGAGCATACTCTATTGCATCCCATCCTGAAAATAAAAAGTACGTAGAGCTTGTAATTAGATGGGTAAGAAAACCACTTCCGGGTAGATTAACCACACAGTTATTCAATGCTAAAGAAGGTGATGAAATTTTATGGTTAAAGCCTACAGGTAGAGCACTTTTGATAAATGAAACACTTCCAAACGGAGAAAAAGACAATAGAAGAATTATTTGTATTGGAGGAGGAACAGGTCTAGCACCATTTGTAAGTTTTGCTCAGCACCTACATGCTATTGGAGATAAAAGAGAGATAATTGTTTTACATGGTGCAAGTTATGTTGATGAGTTAAGTTACAAAGAATTACTAACAGATTTAGAAAATGAAAGTATAACAAAAGGAAAAGACAAATGGAATTTTAGATATAGAGCAGCTATAAGTAGACCGCAAGAATGGTTTAACAGATCATGGGCAGGTCAAGTTGGAAGGGTTGAAACGTTTCTTAGACCAAGAGATAATGGAATTTCACCATTAGAAGAGTTGATTGAAGATAAAATTACAAAAGAAAACACAATATTTTATGTCTGCGGTTGGCAAGGAACAATTGATGGCGTAATGGATTTCCTAAAACCAAAAGGATTTGTTACAGAACATGATAAACGTGCAGATGGAAGCTTTGAAGTAAAGTACGAATCATACGGTTAA
- a CDS encoding DEAD/DEAH box helicase — protein sequence MNIEKLDLLKPAIDFLLSEGFSKLYPPQEDCIDAGLLDGKSILVSAPTASGKTLTAILSMINYLSKNTGKVVYLSPLRALASEKFTEFKKLEKIDLGKKIKVGISTGDFENIEKNLEKNNVLVLTNEKMDSIIRHGAEWIDEIGLVIADEIHLIGDESRGPTLEMILTKLKLLESKPQILGLSATITNSDELANWLDCTLVKNDWRPVPLSEGVYDAGEVIMNNGKKFEVEPSIRGIPIDLGVQSVKDGGQSLVFAETRTRSKALATKASDIISQFLEKNESEELEKISKKILTNNEHTELVKTLATLIKKGVAFHHAGLNQNCRQTIETEFRKGTIKLLSSTPTLAAGVNLPARRVVISNINRYNAKVGANRPISILEYKQLCGRAGRPQYDDYGESIIVGNGNSEDLMEYYIHGEPEPILSKITDDKSLRTHVLSVIVTSPGIKKENILEFFLQTLGGLQSRKATIKFAIDISLRFLTNAFLIIKKGERYAATEFGKKTSMLYIDPLTATYFRDAIENVSKERKHTFGFLHLISNCDEFFPKFSLRNKDFETASLMIENHSSEILEPISEYDCSRSLLALQAWITESSELSLSDNLGIESGDMHRIVETADWLTYCLREISKHVERADLLDELENLRRRIIYGIKEELLDLVKVKGIGRVRARVLYKHGIKSLDNLSKIPVNKLAEIDKIGSTIADNIKSELQKVR from the coding sequence ATGAACATAGAAAAACTAGATCTTCTTAAACCTGCAATTGATTTTTTATTGTCTGAAGGATTTTCCAAATTATATCCACCACAAGAAGATTGTATTGATGCTGGACTCCTTGATGGAAAAAGTATACTGGTTTCTGCACCTACTGCGAGTGGTAAAACTCTAACTGCAATACTCTCTATGATTAACTATCTTTCAAAAAATACTGGTAAAGTTGTATATCTTAGTCCATTAAGAGCATTAGCTTCTGAAAAATTTACTGAATTTAAAAAACTAGAAAAAATAGATTTAGGGAAAAAAATCAAAGTGGGTATATCCACTGGTGATTTTGAAAACATTGAAAAAAACCTTGAAAAAAATAATGTATTAGTTTTAACAAATGAAAAAATGGATTCTATAATTCGTCATGGTGCTGAATGGATTGATGAAATTGGATTAGTTATTGCAGATGAGATTCACCTTATTGGAGATGAAAGTAGAGGGCCAACATTAGAGATGATCTTAACAAAACTAAAACTATTGGAATCTAAACCTCAAATTTTAGGTCTTAGTGCAACAATAACAAATTCTGATGAACTTGCAAACTGGCTTGATTGTACACTTGTAAAAAATGACTGGCGGCCTGTTCCGCTATCTGAAGGAGTGTACGATGCAGGAGAAGTGATAATGAATAATGGTAAAAAATTCGAAGTTGAGCCTAGTATTCGTGGAATTCCTATTGATTTAGGTGTGCAATCTGTAAAAGACGGCGGTCAATCATTAGTTTTTGCAGAAACTAGAACACGCTCAAAAGCTCTTGCAACAAAAGCATCTGATATTATATCGCAATTTTTAGAAAAAAACGAATCTGAAGAATTAGAAAAAATTTCAAAAAAAATACTAACAAATAATGAACATACCGAATTAGTAAAAACTCTTGCAACACTGATAAAAAAAGGAGTTGCATTTCATCATGCTGGATTAAATCAAAACTGTAGACAAACAATAGAAACTGAATTTCGTAAAGGTACTATCAAGTTATTATCTTCTACTCCTACATTAGCTGCTGGTGTAAATCTTCCTGCAAGGAGAGTTGTTATTTCTAATATCAATAGATATAATGCAAAGGTTGGTGCAAACAGACCAATTAGTATCCTAGAGTACAAACAACTTTGTGGTAGAGCTGGAAGACCACAATATGATGACTATGGTGAATCGATAATTGTTGGAAATGGAAATAGTGAAGATCTAATGGAATATTATATTCATGGAGAACCAGAACCAATTTTATCAAAAATCACTGATGATAAGTCATTGAGAACACACGTGTTAAGTGTAATTGTAACAAGTCCTGGAATTAAAAAAGAAAATATTTTAGAGTTTTTTTTGCAAACATTGGGTGGATTACAATCTAGAAAAGCAACAATAAAATTTGCCATTGATATATCCTTAAGGTTTCTAACTAATGCATTTTTAATAATTAAAAAAGGGGAGAGATATGCTGCTACAGAGTTTGGAAAAAAGACTTCAATGTTGTATATTGATCCATTAACTGCAACTTACTTTAGAGATGCAATTGAAAATGTATCTAAAGAAAGAAAACATACTTTTGGATTTTTACATTTAATTTCAAATTGTGATGAATTTTTCCCTAAATTCTCGCTAAGAAACAAAGACTTTGAAACTGCAAGTTTGATGATTGAAAATCATTCTTCAGAGATATTAGAACCCATATCTGAATATGATTGCTCTAGAAGTTTACTTGCTTTGCAGGCTTGGATTACCGAATCATCTGAATTATCTTTATCTGATAATTTGGGAATAGAATCTGGTGATATGCATAGGATAGTTGAGACTGCTGATTGGTTAACATATTGTCTACGAGAAATTTCAAAGCACGTTGAGCGTGCTGATCTTCTTGATGAGTTAGAGAATCTTAGACGACGAATAATTTATGGAATTAAGGAAGAACTGTTAGATTTAGTGAAAGTAAAAGGAATAGGACGTGTGAGAGCAAGAGTGCTATATAAACACGGAATTAAATCTCTTGATAATTTATCGAAGATTCCAGTGAACAAATTAGCAGAAATTGATAAAATTGGTTCAACCATCGCAGATAACATAAAGTCAGAGTTACAGAAGGTTAGATAG
- a CDS encoding Trm112 family protein, which produces MNKTMMDILACPIDKNHPLELYEIKEKNNVVSEGALFCPKCSRFYPIIEEIPIMLPDELRNKDQEIEFLTNNKKNLPEKIITMANPWHL; this is translated from the coding sequence ATGAACAAGACAATGATGGATATTTTAGCTTGCCCTATAGATAAAAATCATCCTTTAGAACTATATGAAATTAAAGAAAAAAATAATGTTGTTTCAGAAGGAGCATTATTTTGCCCCAAATGTTCAAGATTTTATCCTATAATTGAGGAGATTCCAATAATGTTACCTGATGAGTTAAGAAATAAGGATCAAGAGATAGAATTTCTTACTAACAATAAGAAAAATTTACCTGAAAAAATTATTACTATGGCAAACCCATGGCATTTGTGA
- a CDS encoding MraY family glycosyltransferase, whose amino-acid sequence MTELIIPTILSCVIAFFTVFFTTPYLIKFLQKRNFAVKDVNKKDHVMIVRPGGPSIIAGIMASEFILYVFLQMNEILAIIITSFIAFLIGYVDDRKVMGGWFKPIALIFAAAPIIFFGAYDSNLSFPLFGTVQIPALYLGLIIFMIPITGNTVNSIDVLNGVASGFMIIASFSLSIALFILQNYEMTIVSLPLGFVALAFYKYHKIPSKIFPGDSGALALGGMYGAIAIIGHVEIIAAIALLPAVINSFLFLSSMKRIVEHRQIKGKPVEHTEDFKLQATKDKTAPITLVRLILAAGPLSEKQVGYTIFKLAIFSGILAIITAFMTRLVI is encoded by the coding sequence TTGACTGAATTAATCATACCTACAATCCTCTCATGCGTTATTGCATTTTTCACAGTATTTTTTACAACTCCGTATTTGATTAAATTTTTACAAAAAAGAAATTTTGCAGTCAAAGATGTGAACAAAAAAGATCATGTGATGATTGTACGACCTGGAGGCCCATCCATAATTGCAGGAATTATGGCATCTGAATTTATTTTATATGTGTTTTTACAAATGAATGAAATTCTTGCAATAATAATTACTAGTTTTATAGCATTTCTAATTGGTTATGTGGATGATAGAAAAGTAATGGGAGGATGGTTTAAACCCATTGCTTTGATATTTGCTGCAGCACCAATAATTTTCTTTGGCGCATACGATTCCAATCTATCTTTTCCTTTATTTGGTACAGTCCAAATACCTGCTCTTTATTTAGGACTAATAATTTTCATGATCCCTATCACAGGCAATACCGTTAATTCTATTGATGTACTAAACGGGGTAGCTAGCGGTTTTATGATTATTGCAAGTTTTTCCCTTAGTATTGCATTATTTATTTTACAAAATTATGAAATGACTATAGTTAGTTTACCATTGGGATTTGTTGCTTTAGCATTTTACAAATATCATAAAATTCCAAGTAAAATATTTCCTGGAGATTCTGGTGCTTTAGCTTTGGGTGGAATGTATGGTGCAATTGCAATAATTGGTCATGTGGAAATTATTGCGGCAATCGCTCTTTTACCTGCAGTAATTAACTCATTTTTGTTTTTATCTAGTATGAAACGCATTGTAGAACATAGGCAAATCAAAGGAAAGCCTGTTGAGCATACTGAAGATTTCAAATTACAGGCAACTAAAGATAAAACTGCTCCTATTACACTAGTGCGACTAATTTTAGCAGCAGGGCCATTATCTGAAAAACAAGTTGGCTATACAATTTTCAAACTTGCTATTTTTTCAGGAATCCTTGCAATAATAACTGCATTTATGACGAGGTTAGTCATTTGA
- a CDS encoding PadR family transcriptional regulator, whose translation MISEWFQRVGSSIPRGFSRYFILELLKKKAHTGKEIIDYAVEQSNGIWKPSPGLIYPLLGRLLDEDLIEETKDGKYQLTKKGIETAEDVDKVNEIIRKQLDVLFRLGNVGRFVATDLLEKMSILGSILSSNFANMTNDETEKYRKFLESELKKIDEKKTIKKGKEIKIE comes from the coding sequence ATGATTTCAGAATGGTTTCAAAGAGTTGGAAGTTCAATACCTAGAGGATTTTCAAGATATTTTATTTTAGAACTCCTAAAAAAGAAAGCACATACTGGAAAAGAGATCATAGATTATGCTGTAGAACAAAGTAACGGAATATGGAAACCTTCACCTGGTTTGATCTATCCATTATTAGGAAGATTACTTGATGAAGATCTTATTGAAGAGACTAAAGATGGAAAGTATCAATTAACAAAAAAAGGAATAGAGACAGCAGAAGACGTCGACAAAGTAAATGAGATTATTAGAAAGCAATTAGATGTTCTTTTCAGATTAGGAAATGTAGGAAGATTTGTTGCAACGGATCTGTTAGAAAAGATGTCCATATTAGGTTCAATTCTTAGCTCCAATTTTGCCAATATGACAAATGATGAAACTGAAAAGTATAGAAAATTCTTAGAATCAGAATTAAAGAAAATAGATGAGAAAAAAACTATCAAAAAAGGAAAAGAAATCAAAATAGAGTAG
- a CDS encoding DNA-binding protein, whose amino-acid sequence MSNESRNTIFIGKKPLMAYVTSTLIQLANLPSVYIKARGLSIGRAVDVAQIIARKTENAGYSIGEIKIGSESLESQDGRTRNVSTIEIEVKRNG is encoded by the coding sequence ATGTCAAACGAATCCAGAAACACCATATTCATTGGTAAGAAACCATTGATGGCATATGTAACATCAACGCTAATTCAATTGGCAAACTTACCCTCCGTCTACATCAAAGCTAGAGGTCTAAGCATTGGTCGTGCTGTGGATGTAGCTCAAATCATTGCAAGAAAGACAGAAAATGCTGGATACTCTATTGGAGAAATAAAAATAGGCTCCGAATCATTAGAGTCACAAGACGGTAGAACCAGAAACGTTTCAACAATAGAAATTGAAGTAAAGAGAAACGGTTGA